The Quercus robur chromosome 7, dhQueRobu3.1, whole genome shotgun sequence genome has a segment encoding these proteins:
- the LOC126692557 gene encoding leucine-rich repeat receptor-like protein kinase PXC2, translated as MLYKLVVLFVVLAPAIVHCLDPVFNDDILGLIMFKAGIQDPKDKLTSWNEDASSPCNWVGVKCDPKTNRVTELVLDGFSLSGHIGRGLLRLQFLQILSLSNNNFTGTISPDLAHLGSLQVVNFSGNKLSGDIPDGFFQQCGSLKVVSFARNNLTGNIPDSLSLCSTLVSVNFSSNRILGKLPSGLWYLRGLQALDLSDNLLEGVVPEGIEGLYDLRAINLSSNRFSGKLPWDIGGCFLLKLVDFSDNFLSESLPESMQRLSSCTSLSLRGNSFTGEIPNWIGELRDLEILDLSANNFSGQIPNSIGNLPLLKNLNLSMNQFTGNLPESMKNCVNLLAVDVSHNQVNGSIPSWFFKPSVQSVSLSGKGVGESPEYSSLTSIAASYQGLQVLDISSNAFSGEIPANIGVLSTLQFLNMSRNRLFGSIPAGIGELKSTYVLDLSDNRLNGSIPSAIGGAVSLKELRLQKNLLTGKVPTEIENCSSLTSLILFQNNLTGPIPSAIANLTNLEYVDLSLNQLSGSLPKELTNLTQLVSFNVSHNHLQGELPVGGFFNTISPSSVFGNPSLCGSVVNRSCPSVHPKPLVLNPNSSDSSPGGSSSQNHHKILLSISALIAIGAAVFIALGVVAVTVLNIRVRSSMSHSAAPLALSGGEDYSCSPINDPNYGKLVMFSGDADFVSGAHALLNKDCELGRGGFGVVYRTVLRDGRSVAIKKLTISGLIKSQEEFDREVKTLGKIRHHNLVALEGYYWTPSLQLLIYEYISSGSLYKHLHDGHNGNCLSWRQRFHTVLGMAKGLAHLHQMNIIHYNLKSTNVLIDSSGEPKVGDFGLARLLPMLDRCVLSSKIQSALGYMAPEFACRTVKITEKCDVYGFGVLVLEVVTGKRPVEYMEDDVVVLCDMVREALEEGKVEDCVDGRLRHNFPAEEAIPVIKLGLICASQVPSNRPDMSEVVNILELIQCPSEGQEELE; from the exons ATGCTATACAAGCTAGTAgtcctttttgttgttttagctCCAGCTATAGTTCATTGTTTAGACCCAGTTTTCAACGATGACATTCTGGGCTTGATTATGTTCAAGGCTGGAATTCAAGACCCAAAGGACAAACTAACATCATGGAACGAAGATGCTAGTAGTCCTTGCAATTGGGTCGGAGTCAAATGTGATCCTAAGACTAACCGGGTCACTGAACTCGTACTCGACGGGTTTTCGCTATCCGGGCACATTGGCCGTGGCCTCCTGAGGCTGCAATTCCTTCAAATTCTGTCACTTTCCAATAACAACTTCACAGGGACTATAAGCCCTGATCTTGCTCACCTTGGAAGCTTACAAGTTGTTAATTTCAGTGGGAATAAGCTTTCTGGGGATATCCCAGATGGCTTTTTTCAACAATGCGGATCATTGAAAGTGGTTTCATTTGCTAGGAACAATCTCACAGGAAATATTCCTGATTCTTTGAGTTTATGCTCCACATTGGTTTCGGTTAACTTTTCATCTAATAGGATTTTGGGGAAATTGCCCTCTGGATTATGGTATTTGAGGGGGCTTCAGGCTCTTGATTTGTCAGATAATTTGTTAGAGGGAGTAGTTCCTGAAGGAATTGAAGGCTTGTATGATTTGAGAGCTATAAATTTGAGCTCAAACCGGTTCTCTGGCAAGCTTCCCTGGGATATTGGGGGTTGTTTTCTTCTGAAATTGGTTGATTTTAGTGACAATTTCCTTTCTGAGAGTCTTCCAGAGTCAATGCAGAGACTTAGTTCATGTACTTCTCTGAGTTTGCGTGGAAATTCATTCACAGGAGAAATTCCGAACTGGATTGGAGAATTGAGAGACCTTGAGATTTTGGATCTTTCAGCGAATAACTTTTCGGGTCAGATTCCAAATTCAATAGGAAATCTTCCATTATTAAAGAATCTAAATTTATCTATGAACCAGTTTACAGGGAACTTGCCAGAGTCAATGAAAAATTGTGTTAACCTCTTGGCTGTTGATGTTAGCCATAATCAGGTGAATGGCAGTATTCCTTCATGGTTCTTTAAGCCGAGTGTACAAAGTGTTTCACTTTCTGGAAAGGGAGTTGGTGAAAGTCCGGAATATTCTTCACTCACATCAATAGCAGCATCTTATCAAGGTCTTCAGGTCTTGGATATATCTTCAAACGCATTCTCTGGTGAAATTCCAGCTAACATTGGTGTACTTAGTACCTTGCAGTTCTTGAATATGTCCAGGAATCGTCTTTTTGGTTCTATTCCTGCCGGCATAGGTGAATTGAAGTCTACATATGTTCTTGATTTGAGCGACAATCGGCTTAATGGAAGCATTCCTTCTGCAATTGGAGGGGCAGTTTCACTCAAGGAACTGAGGCTGCAGAAGAACCTTTTAACAGGGAAAGTTCCTACCGAAATTGAGAATTGCTCATCTCTAACATCTTT GATCCTATTTCAGAACAACCTCACTGGCCCAATCCCTTCAGCCATTGCAAACCTCACCAATCTTGAATATGTAGATTTATCTTTGAATCAACTCTCTGGAAGCTTACCGAAAGAGCTGACAAATCTTACCCAACTGGTCTCTTTTAATGTTTCCCACAACCACCTTCAAGGTGAGCTACCAGTGGGGGGCTTCTTCAACACTATCTCTCCCTCATCTGTTTTTGGTAATCCATCCCTATGTGGTTCTGTTGTTAATCGCTCCTGCCCTTCTGTCCATCCTAAACCTCTTGTCCTTAACCCTAATTCTTCCGATTCCTCTCCTGGCGGTTCTTCCTCTCAGAATCATCACAAAATATTACTCAGTATCTCTGCTCTCATTGCCATTGGTGCAGCTGTATTCATAGCCCTCGGTGTAGTAGCTGTTACTGTTCTCAATATCCGTGTGAGGTCTTCAATGTCACATTCTGCTGCTCCACTTGCATTATCTGGAGGGGAAGATTACAGTTGTTCCCCCATTAATGATCCAAACTATGGCAAGCTTGTCATGTTTTCGGGTGACGCTGACTTTGTCTCTGGGGCTCATGCACTGCTCAACAAGGACTGTGAACTTGGTCGTGGTGGATTTGGAGTTGTTTACAGAACAGTCCTTCGTGATGGGCGTTCAGTTGCAATCAAGAAACTAACCATCTCAGGTTTAATTAAGTCCCAAGAGGAATTTGATAGGGAAGTGAAGACACTTGGGAAGATCAGGCACCATAATCTTGTGGCCCTTGAAGGGTATTACTGGACTCCATCATTGCAACTACTTATTTATGAATACATCTCCAGTGGGAGTTTGTATAAGCATCTCCACGATGGGCACAACGGAAACTGCCTCTCTTGGCGACAGAGATTCCACACTGTTCTTGGGATGGCAAAAGGGTTGGCCCATTTGCACCAAATGAATATTATTCATTACAATCTAAAATCAACAAATGTTCTGATAGACAGCTCTGGTGAGCCAAAAGTAGGAGATTTTGGCCTTGCAAGGCTATTGCCAATGTTAGACCGTTGTGTTTTGAGCAGCAAAATCCAGAGTGCTCTTGGGTACATGGCTCCTGAGTTTGCTTGTCGAACTGTGAAAATTACTGagaaatgtgatgtgtatgggTTTGGGGTATTGGTTTTGGAGGTGGTGACAGGGAAAAGACCTGTGGAGTATATGGAGGATGATGTGGTGGTGCTTTGTGACATGGTGAGAGAGGCATTGGAGGAAGGGAAGGTGGAGGATTGTGTTGATGGGAGGCTCCGGCATAATTTTCCTGCAGAGGAGGCAATTCCAGTGATAAAGCTTGGTTTAATTTGTGCTTCTCAGGTTCCATCAAACAGACCGGACATGAGTGAGGTGGTTAATATTCTGGAGCTCATCCAGTGCCCTTCAGAAGGCCAGGAAGAATTAGAGTGA